The Flavivirga eckloniae genomic interval TTTCTGACGTGAAATAATCGCCAAAAACCTCTTTGGAATTCTTATAGTTAAAAACCTCACTAAAATGACCTTCTGTTACTACTAGTTTTCCAACATTTTTAATTTGTTTTTGTATTAATGCAGAGTTTTCCTGAAGTGTTATTTTGTCTTGAGCCTTGTCTTCACAGTATTTAAAGGAAAACAGTATAATTAAAGTAATTATTATGCCGAATAAAATTTTTCTCATGCACTAATTTAAACAAAAAAACATTAGTTTCCTTCGACATAAGAAGTCTAACCAATGCATTTTTATAGGTCTCCGTTTCACTACAAATTTTTCTTTGTAACTACTCGGAAACAACAGGTCAAAAATAACTAGTTCGCCTCGATATAATATTAAAAGAAGGTTAAACTAAGGTTATTTCTATCTCCATAACCTTGAACATTCTAATCCAATTATTTACGACATTACAAACGGCAACAACAAAAAAGACAAACTGACTGATTACCAAACTATTATAATAAGAAAATTGATTCTGTAAGATCAACATAACCAATAAAAAAAACACCAACCTGTAATCGTTTTAATGATTAGCAGAATTGATGTTTTTTAATACGAACTGATTAATAGCATTTTAAATCTACAATATATTAACAATAGAGTTAGTAATTTTTCGACAAAACGTTATTAAAAAAGATAAACCGTAATAATATAATTCATCGTTCCCAATAAGAAAATCTCAGATTGGAGTTTTCTTTTTCGATATCATCAATTCGTGCGATTTTTAACCAATTAAAAATAATTATTTAAGTTATTGATTTTAAACTACTTAAACTCTATATGTGAAAATTGAGACTTAATTTGGGATTTTTTTATCTCTAAATTCTGGAGAAATTTTTGATGTGCATCGGAATTTGCATTAAATGGTTTGTGCTGCATGCCTTTTTGAACAACATCTATTTCTTCCATGGTTTTAGTTGCTTTTGAAGAGATCCAAACCTCATGAAAACTATTCCAGATATAATCAATAGCTATTTTACTTGGATGAACCATGTCTTCGGTGTAAAAACGATAATCGCGGAGCTCGTCCATCATGATTTCATAAGACGGAAAATAAAATGATTGATGATTAACGCTTGATGATTCCTGGTTTAAGAATTGGTGTATTCCGGCTATTAAATGGGCTTTGCTTTGGGTGTTTTCTATAAAACCATCTTTTATATGACGTACTGGAGATACGGTAAAAATGATTGACGCCTTAGAATTCAACGTTCTTATAAAGCTTACAATGGTCTTTATTGATGTATAAACCTCATTAACCGAAAGCAATTCTTTTGTAAATTGTTTTTGTGGAACTTTATGGCAATTAGCAACAATGCTTTGGGTTTTCTCAAAACGATATACCCAAGCTGTACCTAAAGTAATAACTATATGTGTAGCCTTTTGAATTTGTTGATTTGTTGACTCAATAGTAGTATTTAAATCATTTAACAAATCTTCTTTGGAGGTATTACTCAATTTTGAATGCGCTTTAAAACTATGCCATTGTTCGTTATGAAAAAAGATATCTTCTTCTGTATATAACTTTTTATTTATGACATCGGAAACTAAAGTTTCAATGGCTTTTGGGTGAAATAAAATGCCCAACGGATTTTGAGTATTTTGAAATTTAAAATAATCTAATTTCCCTCCAATGTTTTCTACGAAGCACGAACCTACTAATAACACATTAGAGTTATAGTCTATTAGGTTTTTAGACAGTTTTTCTAATGGTATTTTTGTTTGTAGTTTCATTTGTTTTCTCGCTGACACTAAAAGTATTTTTTATTACTAAATACTATTTTTATTTCTCGCGGAGGCGCTAAGTCGCAAAGAAACAAAGTTTGTGCTAATATAAACCGTTTACTATTCTGGTTATTCCTGTTTTTATTAGAGGGCTATTGAAATTAATTAGCAATCCAAGCTTTAAACCTGTTAATTTTAAATAGGTGTGCAATTGTTTTGGGTGAACAGGATGAATTTCCTGCACTGATTTGATTTCAATAATTACTTTGTTTTCAACAATTAAATCGGTTCTAAATCCTAAATCCAGTTTTTTATTTTTCCATACAACAGGTAATTGCTTTTGGCGCTCTACTAAAAAACCCTGTCCTGTTAACTCAGAATATAAAATTTCTTCATAATACAGACTTTAACAAACCTGAACCTAATTCAACATGAATATGGTAACAGCAATCAACTATTTTTGTAGCTAAATAATTTTCAAAAAAGCTGTTCTTTTATTTTCATAAAACTTTGCGCCTTTTGCAACTCTGCGAGATAAATCGATTAATTCAAATAACTCTTAGCCTTCTCCAAAGCCTCTTCAATTCCATCTGGATTTTTACCACCAGCAGTAGCAAAAAATGGCTGTCCGCCACCACCGCCTTGGATATACTTTCCAAGTTCTCTAACTACCTGCCCTGCATTTAATTCCTTGCTAGCCACTAACTCTTTTGAGATGTAACAAGACAAGAGTGCTTTTCCTTTTTGTTCGGTTCCAAATAAGAGAAACAAATTATCAAACTGACTTCCCAGTTCAAAAGCCACATCTTTTAAGCCTCCTGCATCCAGATCTAACTTTTTTGCTAAAAACTGAATTCCATTAATATCTTGCAATTCATTTTTAAGCTCACCTTTAATATTTTTAGCTTTATCCTTTAATAAAGCTTCTATCTGTTTTTTAAGATTTGTATTTTCTTCTTGCAGGCTCTGTATAGCTTTTACTGGCTCTTTTGCATTATTAAGTAAATCTTTTATTTCGAAATACGTACGGTTGTTTTCAAAATAAAAATCTTTCACGGCATCATGGGTAATGGCTTCTATTCGACGAATTCCAGCTGCTACCGCACCTTCCGATGTTATTTTAAAGTGCCAAATATCTGCTGTATTCTTTACATGTGTTCCTCCGCAAAGTTCGATAGATTGACCAAAACGGATAGAACGAACGGTGTCCCCATACTTTTCACCAAACAAGCTCATAGCTCCATCTGCTATCGCTTCTTCTTTAGGCGTATTACGCTTTTCTACTAATGGTAACTTCCCTTCTATTCTAGCATTTACAAAGTTTTCTACATCGCGTAATTCTTCAACTGTTAGTTTTGAAAAATGAGAAAAATCGAAACGCAAATACTTCGAGTGTACCGCACTTCCTTTTTGTTCAACATGGGTTCCTAAAACCTCTCTTAAGGCTTGATGCAATAAATGGGTTGCTGTATGATTACATTCTGTTCTATACCGTTGTTTGGAATCTACAACTGCTTTAAACGTTTCTTCAACATGCTTTGGCAAGTTTTTAGCAAAATGAATGATTACATTATTTTCTTTCTTAGTATCTAAAATATAAATAACATCACCACGTGTATCTTCCAAATATCCTTTATCCCCTACCTGGCCTCCTCCTTCTGGGTAAAATGGCGTTATATTAAATACCAACTGATACATTTCGCCATCCTTTTTAGAAACGACTTTTCTGTATCGGGTTAATTTAACTTGAGCCTCAAGTGAATCGTAACCTATAAACTCTTCTTCAGCATCATCAAATAAAATAGTCCAATCGTCTGTAGATACTTCACTGGCAGCACGCGAACGGCTCTTTTGTTTTTGAAGTTCAGCATCAAACCCTTTTTCATCGAGTTTTAATCCTTTTTCATTTAAAATAAGCGCGGTTAAATCTATTGGAAAACCATATGTATCATACAATTCAAAAGCTTTTTCTCCAGAAACTGTATCATTTTTCGTTTCTTCTACAATTCTATTTAATAGTACAAGACCTTGATCCAAGGTTCTTAAAAATGACTGTTCTTCCTCTTTTATAACATTTTCAATAAGCTGCTTTTGAGCCTTTAATTCTGGAAAAGCATTTCCCATTTTCTTACTCAAAACATCCACTAACCTATAAATAAAAGCTTCTTTTTTGTTTAAGAACGTAAAACCATAACGCACTGCTCTTCGTAAAATTCTACGAATAACATAACCAGCGCCAGTATTACTCGGTAGTTGGCCGTCTGCTATAGAAAATGCCACAGCTCTCACATGATCTGCTATAACACGAATAGCAACATCTACGTTTTCAACCTTACCATACTTCTTTTTAGTAATTGTTTCTATTTCCCTAATTAAAGGTGTAAAAACATCTGTATCATAATTAGATTGAACGCCTTGTAACACCATACACAGACGTTCAAAGCCCATTCCGGTATCAATATGTTTATCTGGAAGGTTTTCTAAACTACCATTTGCCTTACGATTGTATTGCATGAAAACCAAATTCCAAATTTCTACAACTTGCGGGTGGTCTTGATTAACCAATTCCTTTCCGGGAACTTTTGCTTTTTCTTCTGCAGAGCGAATATCTACATGTATTTCGCTACAAGGCCCGCAAGGCCCCTGGTCTCCCATTTCCCAGAAGTTGTCTTTTTTATCTCCTTTTAAAATACGGTCTTCTGCAATGTGTTGCTTCCAAAAATCGTAAGCTTCAGTATCCATTGGAAGATTATCGGCATCCTCACTCCCTTCAAAAACGGTAACATATAATATGTCCTTGTCGATGCCATAAACTTCGGTTAATAATTCCCAAGCCCATGCTATGGCTTCTTTCTTAAAATAATCGCCAAAACTCCAGTTACCCAGCATTTCAAAAAGTGTATGGTGGTATGTGTCGTACCCCACCTCTTCTAAATCGTTATGCTTTCCAGAAACACGTAAGCATTTTTGGGAATCTGTAATACGGTTGTTCTTTGGTTGTGCATTCCCTAAAAAGTATTCTTTAAAAGGCGCCATCCCCGAGTTTACAAACATTAAAGTAGGATCGTCCTTTAAAACCATAGGTGCGGATGGAACAATACTATGCTTTTTTTCTTCAAAAAAACTTAAAAACTTAGACCGTATATCTTGTGACTTCATCTATTATTGTTAAATCTTGTTTCTTTTAAATTCTTTTTAATAAGAAACAATTTTTATATTTACCTCTTAATTTATCTTAAATTTAAGATATCGTTAACCTTCAGTGAAAAAGAATCGTAAATGAATATGATAATTTTTTTGTAGGTTTGCTCGTTTGCATATTAAATGCTGTGATTTCTATTACTTAAATTTAGTTGCAAAAATAGTATAATTTAAGAAATGAGTAAGGTAAAATATTATTACGATCCCGAATCGCTCTCCTACCGAAAAATAGAGCGAAAAAAAAGAACTACTTTTAAGTATGCCTCCTTCTTTATTTTAGGCTGTGCTTTTTTTGCTTTCATCTTTGTTTTTATTGCCAGTCAGTACATAGAATCTCCTAAGGAGAAGGCTTTAAAACGTGAATTGCACAATATGCAGTTACAGTTTGAATTGCTTAATAAAAAAATGGCCGAAGCTGAAACTGTTTTAGCAAATATTGAAGACAGGGACAATAATATTTATCGTGTTTATTTTGAAGCTAATCCTATTCCAGAAGCACAGCGTAGAGCTGGTTTTGGAGGAATAAACAGATATCGGGATTTGGAAGGTTTCGACAATTCTAAATTAATTATAGAAAGTAACAAACGTATCGATATACTACAAAAACAAATTGTAGTGCAATCCAAATCGCTTGACGAAATTGCTGTCTTAGCAGAGGAAAAAGAAAAGATTTTAGCTGCTATTCCGGCTATACAACCTGTAAGTAACGAAGACTTAACTAGAATGGCTTCTGGTTATGGTATGCGATCGGATCCGTTTACTAAGGCTCGAAAAATGCATTGGGGTATGGATTTTACCGCTCCAAGAGGCACACCTATTTATGCTAGTGGTGATGGAAAAGTTGTTCGCGCCGATTCGGGATCCAGTGGCTATGGTAAACATATACGAATTGATCATGGTTTTGGATACATTAGTTTATATGCACATTTATATAAATATAATGTGAAAAAGAATCAAAAGGTTAAGCGTGGTGATTTAATTGGTTTTGTGGGGAGCACAGGACGTTCTGAAGCACCTCACCTACACTACGAGATTTTTAAAGATGGTAAACGTATAAATCCTATAAACTTCTACTATGGTAGTTTAACTGCTGAAGAATTTAACAAATTACTAGAGCATGCCTCTTTAGAAAATCAATCTCTGGATTAATGCATATAGATTTACCCGAAAAACGATATTATGGTATAGGCGAAGTCGCCAAAGCTTTTGATGTTAATACGTCTTTAATTCGTTTTTGGGAAAAGGAATTTGATGTATTAAAGCCTAAAAAGAATGCTAAAGGAAATCGGAAGTTTACTCCAGAAGACATTAAGAACCTAAAACTTATTTATCATCTTGTTAAAGAACGTGGATTTACGCTTGATGGAGCAAAAATTCATTTAAAAGAAGGTAAAAAGGAAACACTTTCTAATTTTGAAATTATAAGCAAACTGGAAGGCGTGAAAAACCAACTGATTAAAATAAAGCAGCATCTTTAAAATTCACTGCTATTGATAAAAAACGCATGCCTTTGTGTAACTTTTTTAAACATTAGGTGTCTTACAAGTAATCTAACCATTAACAAATCATATAAACTCATTTATCATGAAAAAATTTTTACCATGGATCGTTATAGGAATTCTAGCTATTGGTCTATACTCTTGGGGAAAAGGATTTAATAATACGGCTGTTGAATATGAAGCTGATGCAAAAACCGCATGGTCTAATGTTGAAAGTGCTTACCAACGTCGTGCCGATTTAATACCAAACTTAGTTTCTACAGTAAAAGGATATGCAGCACATGAAAAAGAAACTCTTGAAGGCGTAATTAAAGCACGTTCTGAAGCTACAAAAACAACAATTAACGTTAATGATTTATCACCGGAAAAAATAGCACAATTTCAAAAGGCGCAACAGGGTTTAAGTGGAGCTTTATCTAAATTACTTTTAACAGTTGAGCGCTATCCTGAGCTTAAAGCTGATAAAAGCTTTTTAGAATTACAATCTCAATTAGAAGGCACCGAGAATAGAATTAACGTTGAACGTAATCGTTATAATAGTACTGTAAATATATATGATAAGTATATTAAAAAATTCCCAGGAAAAATATTAGCTAGTCTATTTGGCTTTGAAGAAATGCCAAGATACAAAAGTGCTCCCGGCAGTGAAAATGCCCCTAAAGTTGAATTTTAATGTCGAAAGTTGAAGATTTTCTTACTCCTTCCGAAGAACAAGAAATTGTTGAGGCTATTAGACAGGCTGAACTAAACACTTCTGGAGAAATAAGAGTTCATATTGAAAAAACCTCAAATGGAGATGCCACTAATCGTGCTTTAGAACTTTTTCATACCTTAAAGATGGATAACACCAGGCTTCAAAATGGAGTGCTAATTTACGTAGCCATTGAAGACAAAGCCTTTGTTATTTATGGAGATAAAGGTATAAACGATGCTGTTTCAAGCGATTTTTGGGATAGCACCAAAGACATAATACAATTCCATTTTAAAAAAGGGGATTTTAAACAAGGATTGATTGAAGGCGTCTTAAAATCTGGAGAACAACTAAAACAGTATTTCCCTTATACAGATTCGGACATCGATGAGCTCCCAAATGAAATTTCAAAAGGTTAAGATTAAAGAAATGCAGTTACCTACAAAACACAAAAACATTATTATTTCTTTGTTCCTTTCACTCTTTGTTTTAGGGACTACTTCTGCTCAATTTAAAATACCTAAAAAGCCTTCAGATAAAAAGCAAACTTTTGTATACGACTATACCAGTCCTAAGTTACTTTCAAAAAGAGACAGTACTGAACTAGCGGTTAAACTTAGAAAGTATTCTGACACTACTTCTACTCAAATAGTTGTAGCTATTATTAATTCTACAGAAGGAGAATATATTAATTTTTTAGGAGCTCAATGGCTGGATGAATGGGGTATTGGGCAAGCCAAAAAAGACAATGGCATATTGATATTATTAGCCAAAAACGATAGAAAAATAGGAATAAACACGGGGTATGGTATTGAACATCTTTTAACAGATGCATTATCTAAACGCATTATAGAAAGTGATATAATCCCTTATTTCAAACGAAACGATTACTATGGTGGTTTAAATAGAGGAACAGATGCTATTTTTGAAGTATTAAAAGGCGAATATAAAGGTTCCCGTAAATCATCTAATAAAGGCTTTCCTGTAGGGCTTATATTTATATTCTTTTTTATTTTTATTGTTATTCTCATTTCAATATCCAAGAATAAACGTGGCGGCGGCGGTAGTAATAAAGGAAATAGGTCTGCCGCTGCTGATATACTAGAAGCTATTATCTTAAGTAATATGGGACGTGGTAGCTTTGGAAAATCATCCAGTGGTTGGGGCGGAAGTTCTGGTGGAGGATGGTCATCAGGCGGTGGTTTTGGTGGTGGATTTGGAGGCGGTTCCGGCGGAGGTGGAGGCGCATCAGGTGGCTGGTAAACTAAAACACATGAAAACCTCTTTCCCTTATTTCTCCTTTTTTACCTAAACTATTAAATTTCCAACTAAAGTTTAACATAAAATACCGTTGTAAAACCGTGCTTTGAGAGTCTTGTATAAAATTCTGATTTGCAGTTCGTCTTGCATTCGTATTTTGGTTCAATAAATCGTAAGCTTTTAGTGTTACTGTTGCTTTATCTTTCATTAAAGAATAGGCCAAAGCAGCATTCCAAAACCAGGAACTTTTTTGAAAACCGTCAGCAATATTTGGGTTGTAATCGTATTGTATGTCATTTCTCCATTCTAAATGTTTAGGTAAAAAGGTTGCTGTTCCTAATCGAAATGAATGATAAAGAAACTCTCTATCTTCAAAGGAATCGATATCGT includes:
- a CDS encoding GSCFA domain-containing protein, encoding MKLQTKIPLEKLSKNLIDYNSNVLLVGSCFVENIGGKLDYFKFQNTQNPLGILFHPKAIETLVSDVINKKLYTEEDIFFHNEQWHSFKAHSKLSNTSKEDLLNDLNTTIESTNQQIQKATHIVITLGTAWVYRFEKTQSIVANCHKVPQKQFTKELLSVNEVYTSIKTIVSFIRTLNSKASIIFTVSPVRHIKDGFIENTQSKAHLIAGIHQFLNQESSSVNHQSFYFPSYEIMMDELRDYRFYTEDMVHPSKIAIDYIWNSFHEVWISSKATKTMEEIDVVQKGMQHKPFNANSDAHQKFLQNLEIKKSQIKSQFSHIEFK
- a CDS encoding GxxExxY protein; translated protein: MYYEEILYSELTGQGFLVERQKQLPVVWKNKKLDLGFRTDLIVENKVIIEIKSVQEIHPVHPKQLHTYLKLTGLKLGLLINFNSPLIKTGITRIVNGLY
- the alaS gene encoding alanine--tRNA ligase; this encodes MKSQDIRSKFLSFFEEKKHSIVPSAPMVLKDDPTLMFVNSGMAPFKEYFLGNAQPKNNRITDSQKCLRVSGKHNDLEEVGYDTYHHTLFEMLGNWSFGDYFKKEAIAWAWELLTEVYGIDKDILYVTVFEGSEDADNLPMDTEAYDFWKQHIAEDRILKGDKKDNFWEMGDQGPCGPCSEIHVDIRSAEEKAKVPGKELVNQDHPQVVEIWNLVFMQYNRKANGSLENLPDKHIDTGMGFERLCMVLQGVQSNYDTDVFTPLIREIETITKKKYGKVENVDVAIRVIADHVRAVAFSIADGQLPSNTGAGYVIRRILRRAVRYGFTFLNKKEAFIYRLVDVLSKKMGNAFPELKAQKQLIENVIKEEEQSFLRTLDQGLVLLNRIVEETKNDTVSGEKAFELYDTYGFPIDLTALILNEKGLKLDEKGFDAELQKQKSRSRAASEVSTDDWTILFDDAEEEFIGYDSLEAQVKLTRYRKVVSKKDGEMYQLVFNITPFYPEGGGQVGDKGYLEDTRGDVIYILDTKKENNVIIHFAKNLPKHVEETFKAVVDSKQRYRTECNHTATHLLHQALREVLGTHVEQKGSAVHSKYLRFDFSHFSKLTVEELRDVENFVNARIEGKLPLVEKRNTPKEEAIADGAMSLFGEKYGDTVRSIRFGQSIELCGGTHVKNTADIWHFKITSEGAVAAGIRRIEAITHDAVKDFYFENNRTYFEIKDLLNNAKEPVKAIQSLQEENTNLKKQIEALLKDKAKNIKGELKNELQDINGIQFLAKKLDLDAGGLKDVAFELGSQFDNLFLLFGTEQKGKALLSCYISKELVASKELNAGQVVRELGKYIQGGGGGQPFFATAGGKNPDGIEEALEKAKSYLN
- a CDS encoding M23 family metallopeptidase — its product is MSKVKYYYDPESLSYRKIERKKRTTFKYASFFILGCAFFAFIFVFIASQYIESPKEKALKRELHNMQLQFELLNKKMAEAETVLANIEDRDNNIYRVYFEANPIPEAQRRAGFGGINRYRDLEGFDNSKLIIESNKRIDILQKQIVVQSKSLDEIAVLAEEKEKILAAIPAIQPVSNEDLTRMASGYGMRSDPFTKARKMHWGMDFTAPRGTPIYASGDGKVVRADSGSSGYGKHIRIDHGFGYISLYAHLYKYNVKKNQKVKRGDLIGFVGSTGRSEAPHLHYEIFKDGKRINPINFYYGSLTAEEFNKLLEHASLENQSLD
- a CDS encoding MerR family transcriptional regulator encodes the protein MHIDLPEKRYYGIGEVAKAFDVNTSLIRFWEKEFDVLKPKKNAKGNRKFTPEDIKNLKLIYHLVKERGFTLDGAKIHLKEGKKETLSNFEIISKLEGVKNQLIKIKQHL
- a CDS encoding LemA family protein, with amino-acid sequence MKKFLPWIVIGILAIGLYSWGKGFNNTAVEYEADAKTAWSNVESAYQRRADLIPNLVSTVKGYAAHEKETLEGVIKARSEATKTTINVNDLSPEKIAQFQKAQQGLSGALSKLLLTVERYPELKADKSFLELQSQLEGTENRINVERNRYNSTVNIYDKYIKKFPGKILASLFGFEEMPRYKSAPGSENAPKVEF
- a CDS encoding TPM domain-containing protein is translated as MSKVEDFLTPSEEQEIVEAIRQAELNTSGEIRVHIEKTSNGDATNRALELFHTLKMDNTRLQNGVLIYVAIEDKAFVIYGDKGINDAVSSDFWDSTKDIIQFHFKKGDFKQGLIEGVLKSGEQLKQYFPYTDSDIDELPNEISKG
- a CDS encoding TPM domain-containing protein; the encoded protein is MQLPTKHKNIIISLFLSLFVLGTTSAQFKIPKKPSDKKQTFVYDYTSPKLLSKRDSTELAVKLRKYSDTTSTQIVVAIINSTEGEYINFLGAQWLDEWGIGQAKKDNGILILLAKNDRKIGINTGYGIEHLLTDALSKRIIESDIIPYFKRNDYYGGLNRGTDAIFEVLKGEYKGSRKSSNKGFPVGLIFIFFFIFIVILISISKNKRGGGGSNKGNRSAAADILEAIILSNMGRGSFGKSSSGWGGSSGGGWSSGGGFGGGFGGGSGGGGGASGGW